Genomic segment of Egibacteraceae bacterium:
CGATCAAGGACACACGATGCCGAAGCAGAAGACGCACTCCGGTGCCAAGGACCGCTTCCGGGTGACGAAGACCGGAAAGGTCCTGCACCGGCGCATGAACCGCAACCACATCCTCGAGAAGAAGTCGAGCAGGCGCAAGCGCCGGCTCTCGCGCGACGGCCAGCTCACCGGCGGTGACGCGCAGCAGATCAAGAAGCTCCTGCGCTAGTCCGCCCCCACCCCTCAAGGAGCATCCGTCATGGCCCGCATCAAGCGTGGGGTCCACAGCCGCAAGCAGCGCCGCACGGTGCTGAACCGTGCGAAGGGCTTCCGCGGCGCCCGCAGCCGCCGGTACCGCGTCGCCAACGAGGCGGTGATGCACGCCGACCGCTACGCCTACCGGGACCGTCGCGCCCGCAAGGGCGACTTCCGCAAGCTGTGGATCCAGCGCATCAACGCCGCCGCTCGCATGGAGGGCCTGTCCTACAGCCGGTTCATAAACGGGCTGAAGCGCGCAGAGGTCGAGGTCGATCGCAAGGTGCTCGCGGACCTCGCCGTGCGCGACCCGGCGGCGTTCTCCGAGCTCGTCACGGTGGCGAAGAACGCCCTGGACTGACGCCGTCATGGCGGTCGTCACGAGCGTCGACAACGCCGCGGTCAAGGCAGCGCGCAAGCTCGCCCGCCGGCCGGCCCGCGACGCCGCCGGGGCCTTCCTCGTCGAGGGCCCCCAGGCGGTCCGCGAGGCGCTTGGCCACCTCACGCAGCTGTTCGTGACCGACCCCGGCGCGGAGCTGGCCGTGCACGCCCGCCAGGCAGGGGTCGCGGTCACGCAGGTCAGCGACCGCGTGCTGGCCGCCCTTGCGGACACCGTCACGCCACAGGGCGTCGTCGGCGTCGCCGAGCTCCCCGCGCTCGACCTCGCCGACGCGCTCGCGGGGGCCCGTCTCGCCGTCGTTTGCTGGCGGGTCGCCGACCCCGGCAACCTCGGGACCGTGCTGCGAACGGCCGACGCGGGGGGCGCCGACGCGCTCGTCTGCACGGCGGGCAGCGTCGACCCGCGCAACCCCAAGGCCGTCCGGGCCTCGGCGGGTTCGCTCTTTCACCTGCCGGTGGTGACCGACGCCGACCCCGGCGGCGTGCTCGCGGCCTGCCGCGCGCACGGGCTGCAGGTGGTCGCCGCCGACGCCGGCGGGCCTGTGCCCCACACCGCCGTCGACTTCACCGCGCCGACGGCGCTCCTGCTCGGCAACGAGGCGCACGGTCTGCCCGGGGAGGCGCTGGCCGGCGCCGACGTCGTCGCCTCCGTGCCGATCCTCGGGCGCGCCGAGTCCCTCAACCTCGCCGCGGCGGCGGCCGTGATCGTGTACGAGGCGGCCCGCCAGCGCGGGCGGCCGGCAAAGGCCCGGCCATGTCGATGAGCGCCGCGCCGGACGCGGCGATGCTCGACTGGTTGCCCGACCCGACGGTCGTGGTGGGCCCGGACGGTCGGATCGTCGCGTGCAACCGCCTCGCGAACCGGCTGGCGGGCAGCGAGCTGACGGGCAAGCCCGCGGACGAGGTGCTCGCCCTCACCGACGAGGCCGGACGGGACTGGTGGACCTGCGCCCGGCCGCTCGAGGCCGACCCGCGCCTCGCGCCCCGCATCCCGGAGACCGATCTCGAGCTGCAGGTCGACGAGGAGCGCACCCGCCCGGTGACGCTCGTTGCGGCCCGCGTCCAGGCCGACGACGGTTCCGTGCACCTGCTCGTCTCACTGCGCCGGGCGGAGCGCCGCCGGCGTCTCGACGCCGCACGCAGCGACCTCGTGTCGACGGTCAGCCACGAGATCCGCTCCCCGCTCACGAGCGTGAAGGGGTTCACGAAGACCCTGCTCGCGAAGTGGGACCGCTTCACCGACGACCAGAAGCGCCAGATGCTCGCGACGGTCAACGACGACGCGGACCGGGTGACGCGGCTGCTCGGCGAGCTGCTCGACGTGAGCAGGATCGACGCGGGCCGTCTGCGCCTGCGCCGCCAGCTCATCGACATCGGAACGGTCGTCGGCCGGGTCGTCGACCGCTTCGCGGTGGCCGACCCGCGCGGCCGGGTCGCCGTCGCGTTGCCCGACGGGATGCCGCAGCTGTACGCCGACCCCGACAAGATCGACCAGGTCGTCACGAACCTCGTCGAGAACGCGCTGAAGTACAGCGACGGCCCCGTGCAGGTGCGTGGGGTCGTGCGCACCGACGAGGTGGAGATCAACGTGAGCGACGAGGGTCCCGGCATCGCCGCCGAGCACCTCGAGGAGATCTTCACGAAGTTCTTCCGCCGGTCGGGGGAGCGGCGCTCCGGCACGGGCCTCGGCCTCTACATCGCGAAGGGGATCGTGGAGGCGCACGGCGGGCGCCTGTGGGCGACGAGCGCGGTGGGGCAGGGCTCACGCTTCTCGTTCACGCTGCCGCGGGGTGGTCTGGGGCTTGTCGGGCTGCCCGTACCGGGGGCGGCTCGCCGCGTCGAGGAGACCCGCACGTGAGGCGGCACGGGGGTAGGGTCCTTTCACCGTGACCGACATCGCCACCGACATCGCCCGCATCCGCGACGAGGGGCTCGCCCGGCTGCGCACCGCGCGGACCCTCGATGAGCTCGACGCGGCCCGCAGCGCGGCCCTCGGCAAGCGCAGCGAGCTGACTGCCGTGCAGCGCAGCCTCGGGACGATGGGCACGGACCAGCGGCGCACGGTCGGGGCGGAGGTCAATGCCGCGCGCGCACTGCTCACCGACGCGGAAGCGGTCCGGCGCGCCGAGCTCGAGGCGGAGCGCGACCGGGTCACCCTCGCCGCGGAGCGCATCGACGTGACCCTGCCCCCGCGGGTGCCGACCCGGGGAGGCCTCCACCCCGTCTTCGAGACGATGGAACGGCTGACCGACATCCTCGTGGGTCTGGGCTACCGGGTCGCCGAGGGCCCCGAGGTTGAAACGGAGTGGCACAACTTCGACGCGCTCAACGCCCCACCGGACCACCCGGCCCGCTCGCTGCAGGACACCATCTACGTCGAGCGTCTCGACGGGACGGCGCGCCCCGACGGCATCACCGGTGTGCTCCTGCGCCCGCAGACCTCACCGATGCAGATCCGGACGATGCTCGCCGAGCAGCCGCCGATCTACGTCGCCATCCCGGGGCGGGTCTACCGCGCCGACACCGCCGACGCCACGCACCTGCCGATGTTCCACCAGGTCGAGGGTCTGGCCGTGGACACC
This window contains:
- the rpmI gene encoding 50S ribosomal protein L35; this translates as MPKQKTHSGAKDRFRVTKTGKVLHRRMNRNHILEKKSSRRKRRLSRDGQLTGGDAQQIKKLLR
- the rplT gene encoding 50S ribosomal protein L20 encodes the protein MARIKRGVHSRKQRRTVLNRAKGFRGARSRRYRVANEAVMHADRYAYRDRRARKGDFRKLWIQRINAAARMEGLSYSRFINGLKRAEVEVDRKVLADLAVRDPAAFSELVTVAKNALD
- a CDS encoding RNA methyltransferase; this encodes MAVVTSVDNAAVKAARKLARRPARDAAGAFLVEGPQAVREALGHLTQLFVTDPGAELAVHARQAGVAVTQVSDRVLAALADTVTPQGVVGVAELPALDLADALAGARLAVVCWRVADPGNLGTVLRTADAGGADALVCTAGSVDPRNPKAVRASAGSLFHLPVVTDADPGGVLAACRAHGLQVVAADAGGPVPHTAVDFTAPTALLLGNEAHGLPGEALAGADVVASVPILGRAESLNLAAAAAVIVYEAARQRGRPAKARPCR
- a CDS encoding ATP-binding protein, with the translated sequence MSAAPDAAMLDWLPDPTVVVGPDGRIVACNRLANRLAGSELTGKPADEVLALTDEAGRDWWTCARPLEADPRLAPRIPETDLELQVDEERTRPVTLVAARVQADDGSVHLLVSLRRAERRRRLDAARSDLVSTVSHEIRSPLTSVKGFTKTLLAKWDRFTDDQKRQMLATVNDDADRVTRLLGELLDVSRIDAGRLRLRRQLIDIGTVVGRVVDRFAVADPRGRVAVALPDGMPQLYADPDKIDQVVTNLVENALKYSDGPVQVRGVVRTDEVEINVSDEGPGIAAEHLEEIFTKFFRRSGERRSGTGLGLYIAKGIVEAHGGRLWATSAVGQGSRFSFTLPRGGLGLVGLPVPGAARRVEETRT
- the pheS gene encoding phenylalanine--tRNA ligase subunit alpha, with translation MTDIATDIARIRDEGLARLRTARTLDELDAARSAALGKRSELTAVQRSLGTMGTDQRRTVGAEVNAARALLTDAEAVRRAELEAERDRVTLAAERIDVTLPPRVPTRGGLHPVFETMERLTDILVGLGYRVAEGPEVETEWHNFDALNAPPDHPARSLQDTIYVERLDGTARPDGITGVLLRPQTSPMQIRTMLAEQPPIYVAIPGRVYRADTADATHLPMFHQVEGLAVDTDLSFADLKGSLVVAARALLGEGVRLRFRPHYFPFTEPSCELDAWNGDRWMEVLGAGMVHPNVLRAGGLDPEQFRGFAWGMGVDRMAMLRHGISDLRLLVENDLRFLASV